The genomic stretch ACAACTGCAGCCAAAGTCATgccggagaaggagctcATTCACACCAGTGCTGTCGCACATCGATGCGCTTAGGATCATGTAGACCTCGTCACCGCTCCTCCCTTCCCTGCCGTTCCAATCCTTCCCTTGTCGCCGAGACCTGTGCTTATCTCATTCACATACCCTTGAGCATGGACTCGGCATCACGGATACCCTCGAGCTTGCCCTCCTTGGCGCGCTTGAGCGTAAGAGCGGCGATGAGGGCTGCGCCAACACCAGAACCATCCTCAGCCGGCATGATCTCCACCGGGTCGTTGCCCTTGCCGAGCGGCTTGCCGTCACGGCCAGTCTCCCAGTCGAGAATCTCCTTCAGAGCAGCTGCTCCGCGTTGCTAGTGTTGCGTCAGCCAATGATTCAGACCGTAGGATGAAGTCAACATACCTTGAAGTGAGGGTACTTGTTAAACACCGAACCATCAGCACCGACGTGAGCAGTCTTGTATCCCTTCTTCTTGCAGATCGCCGCCACACCACATGCGCTCAACCTCGCCGACCGCGTGCCGATGAGCTCAGCCAGTCGTCTTATCAACTCGAGCTCAGGCTTGctggtggtgatgttgagaACGGATTTGAAGTTGTCGGCGGTCTCCTGCAAGTTCTCGAAAGGATcgttctcgatgtcggagaGGTATGAGGCATCGAGCGAGTAGGGCTTGCGAAGCGCGGCGATGTCCTGGCCCTGGAAAACGACGTTCTTCTCGTGGAGATCGACAAGCACCAAACGGAATAGCTCACCAAGATAGAGACCAGCGATCATCTTCTCGAAAGCTTGCTGACCAGGACGAGGCGAGTccttgtcgatgatgatgtcgtATGGTGTGCGCGGGAGAACCTTGTGCTCGTTGTCAAAGGCACCCCATTCGCAGTTAATGGCGATCTCCTGCTTCGGGTCCATTTTCCAGTCCTCGAGCTTTGGAATCTCACCAGCGTGCTCCATGTACGCAGCGTTGCAGCCAGTACCGAAAATGCATCCAATCTTCATCTCCGGATCCGTGTAGCTGCTAGCAATGAGGGTACCGGTGGTGTCGTTGATGAGTGCAGTCAATTTGATTGGGACGCCACGTTCCTGTAGCGCAGCCTCGAATGGCGGAACGACATCCTTGCCCTCGACACCATCAATGTCGAAACCCTTGGTCCAGCGCTGCAGCACACCGTGATCGATGAAGTCCTGTGTCGCTGGGTAGGAGAAGGTGAAGCCGAGTGGGAGCTTGTCCAACTTCTCACCCTCGTGGTGGTACTCGATGAATTGTTGCAGACAGTCGGCGATGTATCCCCAAAGCTCATCGGC from Zymoseptoria tritici IPO323 chromosome 6, whole genome shotgun sequence encodes the following:
- the HKX1 gene encoding uncharacterized protein, with the translated sequence MVGLGPRRKPSRKGSMADMPQDLLSEIKRLEELFIVDTPKLKSITEHFISELAKGLTKEGGSIPMNPTWVMGYPTGHETGTFLALDMGGTNLRVCEINLPEEKGEFDIIQSKYRMPEELKTGNADELWGYIADCLQQFIEYHHEGEKLDKLPLGFTFSYPATQDFIDHGVLQRWTKGFDIDGVEGKDVVPPFEAALQERGVPIKLTALINDTTGTLIASSYTDPEMKIGCIFGTGCNAAYMEHAGEIPKLEDWKMDPKQEIAINCEWGAFDNEHKVLPRTPYDIIIDKDSPRPGQQAFEKMIAGLYLGELFRLVLVDLHEKNVVFQGQDIAALRKPYSLDASYLSDIENDPFENLQETADNFKSVLNITTSKPELELIRRLAELIGTRSARLSACGVAAICKKKGYKTAHVGADGSVFNKYPHFKQRGAAALKEILDWETGRDGKPLGKGNDPVEIMPAEDGSGVGAALIAALTLKRAKEGKLEGIRDAESMLKGM